gcgagaccctgtttctacaaaaaaaaatatttttaattgtttaatgaacaaataaaagaTCCATCCAGCTACAAGGTTAAGAATAGGGGTTaggagccaggcacggtagctcaggtctgtaatcccagcactttgggaggctaaggcgggtctatcaactttaggtcaggagttcgagaccagcctggccaacatggcgaaatcccgtctctataaaaaatataggccgggcgcggtggctcaagcctgtaatcccagcactttgggaggccgagacgggcggatcacgaggtcaggagatcgagaccatcctggctaacacggtgaaaccccgtctctactaaaaaaaatacaaaaaaactagccaggcgtggtggcgggcgcctgtagtcccagctacttgggaggctgaggcaggagaatggcataaacctgggaggcggagcttgcagtgagctgagatccggcccctgcactccagcctgggcgacagagcgagactccatctcaaaaaaaaaaaaaaaaaaaaaaaaaaaaaatatatatatatatatatatatatatatatatatatatatatatatatatatataaattagccaggtgcggtggtatgtgcctgtagtcccagctctttgggaggctgaggtaggagaatcacttgaacccaggaggcagaggttgcaataagcccagatagcaccactgcactccagcctgggcaaaagagctaaactccgtctcaaaaaaaaaaaaaaaaaaaaaataggggttAGGGAACGGATTGGGAGAGGGAGCTGAAAAAGCAGTGAAGGGGCTGGTTAGGTCATCTTAGCAAGAGATGACCATGGCTGGCACAGAGGTGGTTGCCTTCTTCCCCTGGATTAAGGATTCCCGACCAGCCTCCTCTCCATCACCCCCTCTCTCCCATCCCTTCCTCTGTCTGTCCCCGGCCAGATTTGGACGCATCGGTCGCCTGGTCCTGCGCGCCTGCATGGAGAAGGGTGTTAAGGTGGTGGCTGTGAATGATCCATTCATTGACCCGGAATACATGGTCAGTAGCTGGCAGGGGGCAGGAACAGCAGGGTGGGACTAGGGTGGGAAGGGGGCTCAGGGAAGCCATATGGAAGGCTCTCAGCTGCAATGTGAGGCCTTCACCAAAGAGGGGACTCTCTAGGGATCCTCGCCCTGCCACCCCAAGACTGGGAGCCATTCCATCGCCCACAGGTGTACATGTTTAAGTATGACTCCACCCACGGCCGATACAAGGGAAGTGTGGAATTCAGGAACGGACAGCTGGTCGTGGACAACCACGAGATCTCTGTCTACCAGTGGTAAGGAGAGCATCTGTCTGATGCACGGCTGTGACATAGTGAGACAGGGGATGTGGAGGTGGCTAAAATGGGATTCCAGCCTCTCACATGGGGTTCTGAAACCGCCCCCAAAATTGCATGTGCATGCCTCTAGGTACTAATTTGAAGAGGGAAGTCTCAGATAGGTCCTTCACCCCTAAAGTGGTTAAGAAGCACTAATCTAAAAAGATATCTCACTGTACTCaagaatgctttttattttttttttttttagggacgAGGTATCACTCTCTTGCCCAgtatggaatgcagtggtgtaatcatagctcaccgcagccttgacctcccgggctcaagtgatcctcccacctcggcctcccgagtagctgacacAAGCCACCATATCTGGCAAATTTTCTGTAGGATGAGGTCTTGccatttggcccaggctggtctcaaactcctagccccaagcaatcctcccaccttggcctctcagagtgctggggttacaggcgcgagccatcaCATTTTGCTTTAACACACATTGGTATGTTTTCTCGTGGGCATATCAACATGTCCAGAACTCAACTCTTGATTCCCCTTCACCCCCACACCTATTCAGCTCCCACTGACCACTGCTGGTCAACTGTGCCTGAAATCCAAAGAGAGGAAGGTATAATGAGGCTTGTGCGAACATCCGAACATccattcccatcatggcctgaaccagtgTTTCAGGTTTACTTGAGAATGCCCTGGGCCGAGAGAAGGGCTGCATTCAGTTAGTTGGGagagcttagaattttatttttggctgaCATTCACCTTTTTAATATAAACTATTAGCCACACCTGGCTCTGTGGCTGCCTGGggcttttacacacacacacccacaggcacgcacacatgcacatacacacaggcacactaGTGAACCCTGTCCGGGCCCAGGCAGGGTCTGCAGCCTCCCCAGCGCCCCTCCCCACAGATCTAATCTCAGCCCTTCTGCTTGTAGTTACTGGGGGTAGGGTGAGTGATAAACGAGCAGGGATGGGTGCAGGAAGTTTGTGGGTGGGGGGCAGAGACAGGAGAGTCAGCGAAAACGGAAGAAAGCTGCTTAATCCAAGTTTGAAATCAACACAGCAGAAACAACTCCAGCACCGTAGTTATCACGCAGACTTCAACGTGGCCACCACCATTCCTACCACTTGGAGTCATCCCCCTTCCCCACCTAGCTGCCCCCTCCATCCACGGCCCCAACCCGGGTGGTGCCTTCTCTGGTCACTCGTGCAATGCAACGTGGTTCCCCGCCCCTCCAGCCCCCTCTCCACCCCTGCACTGTTGGGCTGCATAAGCCAAGCTGTGTGCCTGCACTCTGCCCTGCGCTGCCGCTAGCTGGCTGGGTAACCTTGGGCAAGGGACCAAACTcgcctgagcctcagttccccGATGTGATGGGGAACCCACCACAGCGGTAGCTGGGAGCACAAGTGGCGTGAACACGTGTTTGTGGACACTTAAACAGGCACTTCCCACAAGGCCATGGCCTTGCAGGGAGGGCTCTGTCAACTGGTGCCACCACAGTTGCTCTGGCATTAGCAGGTACAGGCCCTGGTAGACATGAAGAACTTCCtttgaataaacaaatggaatcCTCAAAACAGCCggtgggcaggaggctggggcCCATGGCAGCCTTGGGGAGGGCCTGGGGTCTTCTGGGGCACATTCCTTGCCTCAGGCCAAGTCAGCAATTGCTGCAGAGGAAGTGGAAGTGTCCCTAATTTGGAAGGCAGGAAATGGGGGTAGCTGAGAAGAGCTAGTTGGGCCAGATGATGGAAAGCGGACTGACAGAGCAGGAGACAGGAAGAGGATAACCATGTACTATGGCCTTGCCTGGGGCCTTGCCTGGTGGCcgattcatccattcattcaggcAGTGGAAACAGGAGTGCAGACCCGAGCTGGGGCCAGCCACCTGCACTCCAGCAGGCTCTCCCtctcactcccctcccctccgccccGACAGCggttaaaaaatgcaaaaaatggcAGTGGTAGCACTTCCTCATTGGGTTGTGAAGGTTACGTGAGTTTAATACAGGTAAGGCACTTAGAATATGGGCACAGGACAGGTGTTCAGTAAACATGTATAAAATggctgaccaaaaaaaaaaaaaaaaacatgaggccaggtgcagcggctcatgcctgtcatcccagcattttgggaggctgaggtgggcggatcacttcaggtcaggagtttgagaccagcctggcaaacacagcaaaacccgtgaccattaaaaatacaaaaaacaacaaaaaactagccaggtgtggtagcgcatgcttgtaaccccagctactcaggaggcggaggcaggagaattgcttgaacctggaaggtggaggttgcagtgagccaagatcgtgccactgcactccagcctgggtgacagagtgagactctgtctcaaaaacaaaacgaaacagaacaaaacaaaacaaacaaagaaaacccatgaggccaggcacggtggcttacacctgtaatcccggcactgtgggaggccaaggatcacttgagcccaggggttctaAAGCACCCTGGGAAACAaaagtgagagcccatctctacaaaaaaaattaaaatttagctgggcatggtagtgtgcacctgtagtcccaagctgctcaggaggccaaggcaggaggatggcttgagccaggaagatcaaggcagcagtgagctctgattgcaccactgcaccccagcctgggcgacagaagaagaccctgtctcaaaacaaacaaaccaaccccaCAAACATTGATTGAACCCCCCATTGAGGGGGGCAGGCTCAAGCGCAAAAGAAACAGACCCACATAACCGAGAATCACAGAAGGAAAGCACTCGGTTACTCGGTTACTCGCAATAAACCTGGGAAGGTATATTCACTTAATGCTTGTTTGCTAAAGCCAAGTAGATAATGGCAATACTAGATGTTTAATGTGTTTCAAATACAAACGTTTGTCAAAATACCAAGTTAAAACGTAaatttagggccgggcgcagtggctcaagcctgtaatcccagcactttgggaggccgaaacgggtggatcacgaggtcaggagatcgagaccatcctggctaacacggtgaaaccccgtctctactaaaaaatacaaaaaactagccgggcgaggtggcgggcgcctgtagtcccagctactcgggaggctgaggcaggagaatagcgtgaacccgggaggcggagcttgcagtgagctgagatccggccactgcactccagcctgggccacagagcgagactccgtctcaaaaaaaataaaaaaacgtaaatttataaaacaggaaACCAGAAACCTCCCCCCACTTACCTTTCTAATGTAAACCACGAGCCACTGCTACCCCAAGGCTGCCTCAGGCTTCAGGCGTCCTCCAGGAGCTTTCTCTTTAATGCAGTGTCTGTTTTCAGGGACTCTCCTGGCCCTTGGCAGCCAGCTTCCTATTGCAGGAACTGAGGATCTAGGAGGGTTCGTGGCGAGGTTGTCGGGGTTAGGGACCAGAAAGCAGCTGGGCAGGCCTCACAGTCACAGAGTCCATATCCCAGGCAGCATACGGAGAAAGGGTCTGAGCTGGCTGACAGCAGTCAGGGTTGGCGCCTCTAAGGAGGTTGAGGGCTGAGTTGGGGAGGTCACCGCCTGTACCCAGGCATAGCAGAGGTGGTGCAATCAACAAAAGGAAGGTGGTCCGAAGTGGGGCAGTGGTGAAAAGCCAGGCCAGCGGGGTGGAGCTCATCTGGAGCAAGTAGGTATGTCGGTGGGGGATGCAGGTAGTTGCAGGTGGGCCAGCATCTGCTCAACCTTTCAAATGGTGAAGGCCGTGGACTATGAAGGTGGGGCTCAAGCAGGGGAGACTGACTCAGCCCTGCCACTACCCCACAGCAAGGAGCCCAAACAGATCCCCTGGAGGGATGTCGGGAGCCCCTACGTGGTGGAGTCCACAGGCGTGTACCTCTCCATAGAGGCAGCTTCGGTAAGCCGGGGAGAGGTGTCCAGGGCCAGCTGGGGGGATGATGGCGCCAGAAGCACCTGACACCGCGCTTCCTCCCCAGACCCACATCTCAGCAGGTGCTCAGCGTGTGGTCATCTCCGCACCCTCGCCAGACGCACCAACGTTCGTCATGGGTGTGAATGAAAACAACTATAACCCTGGCTCCATGAACATTGTGAGGTAAGGGGGGCAGCGACATCCTGCAATGTGTGGGAGGGAGGGTAGACTCGCCCTCCCCACTCTCAGCTCCACTGGATTCCTGGTCACTCGGCTTCTACTTCTCCTTCCCGAAACTATCTGCTAAACACGCATGACTTCTGGAGGACAAGCGTGGGGAGCCTCCCCAGCTGCATCTCGGTGCCTCCTGCAGTCTGACGGTGTCTGCACAGATCCCTCTCACCCTCATCCTGACGTTTCACAAAACCAAGTCTGCGTGCATACCCCAAGAGGGGTAAGGGTGGAGGGGTGGCTCTGCAACTCACCTCACAGTGCCCGTGCACACCTTGGCTGTTGCAGCAACGCGTCCTGCACCACCAACTGCTTGGCCCCCCTTGCCAAGGTCATCCACGAGCGATTTGGGATCGTGGAAGGGTTGATGGTGAGTTGAGGatgaggggctggggcaggatgGCAGGGAAACCCCAACCTTTTCTTCCCAGGCCTTGCTTACTATATGGAGTTAAGAGGGAGAGATTGGTTTCGGGAGGAGAGGCCCACCAGTGCAGAAGTGTTTTAAAACACTGTACAACCCTCAGTCAAGGCTGGACCCTGGCCTGCACACGTCCCCTCCTGTGGTCTGTGGTGGTGGCCCCACCAGCCTCCACACCTAGGCCACTACCCTAGTCCTGGAAAAAAAGAGGTATGGGAGCTTAGGACCATGAAGGCCTCATCTTGGTCCTTCTCTTCCCCAAGACCACAGTCCATTCCTACACGGCCACCCAGAAGACAGTGGATGGGCCATCAAAGAAGGCCTGGAGAGATGGGCGGGGTGCCCACCAGAACATCATCCCAGCCTCCACTGGGGCTGCGAAAGCCGTGACCAAAGTCATCCCAGAGCTCAAAGGGTATGAGAACAAGAAGCCGCAACCAGGGTGGGGGCATACCCCGGGAGGACTGGCCTGGCCCTCAGTCCTTAAGGGGAAAGCAGGAGCCTGGCCCGGCCACAGGGCAAGGGGGATTGGAAGGCAACGTCCCTAAGTTCTGACTCCTGTTCTTCATGGGGGATTCTCCAGGAAGCTGACAGGGATGGCATTCCGGGTACCAACCCCGGATGTGTCTGTTGTGGACCTGACCTGCCGTCTCGCCCAGCCTGCCCCCTACTCAGCCATCAAGGAGGCTATAAAAGCAGCAGCCAAGGGGCCCATGGCTGGCATCCTTGCCTACACCGAGGATGAGGtaggggctgaggagaggagacCCTGGGAGGAGCCCTCTGGGGATGGACATGATTTCCACTTGCCAGGGAGCTGCTCTCAATGTGTCAAGACAGAAACTGCAGGGCGGGAAGGGagatctccctgcctcagggcctttgcacttccTGTTCCTTTGGTCTGGAATGCTTGCCCCCCCAGATGACCACACAGTCTGTCCTTACTTCCTCCAAGTCTCTACTTCAACCTCCCTCTTCAGCAAGGCACCCCCTCAAAAGATGTTCTTTCTGTGGCCCTATTCCTCACCTGAAATTTCTGGTCAGTCACTGTTGATCCCAATGGTGTGTGCATTCCAAGAAAACAGGGATTTAGGGGCTGCGTTTTCACTTTTCGGGCTCCAACCTGGCAGACAGCAGGTGACCAATACATGCTTAGTGAACAAAAGACAACAGTTCTCATTTTTTTCAATACTTGTTCAGGGCCAGGCCATGGCCAGGTGCCTTCTCTGTGAGGAGTGGATGCCATGGTCATGGTCGACCCCGTACATCTACCTTGGTGCTGTCTCCCTGCATTAACTCCTGCAGGTCCACTTTCCCACAGTCGCCAGGATCTTTTGTTTTAATGGAATCACACTGCATCACCCATTTTCAGGAGTGAAAACACTCTTGTGGCCTTTCCTGACACTAGGGCTAAAACCCTCAGGTTCTCCGTTCCTGCAGCTCCTTCCACCTCAGACGCTGTGTTGAGGGCCAGAGCCAGTGAGATCTTCCTAGTCATCTAGACCCAGGCTCATGGCCACCCCTCAGAGAGGCCCTCCATACTGGCCCATTTCAAATGCTTGCATTATTCCTAGGAAAGGGATGTACTGGTACAGCATGAGGGTGTTTGTGACCTGTGCCCTTTGGTCAGACCCCAGTAGAGTGCCTTGGTCCCTGTCCCCAGAGACTGAACACAGTAGGGCTACATCAAAAATAGATGAATGCATGGATGGGCGATAGAGCTAAGAGCACTGTCAGCTCCTGGAAGTCCTTGCTCTGCCGGACACACTTATCTTTGAAATTCTGACGCCCAGGTCGTCTCTACGGACTTCGTCGGTGATAGCCACTCGTCCATCTTCGATGCTAAGGCCGGCATTGCGCTCAATGACAATTTCGTGAAGCTCATTTCATGGTAAGGGGAAAGGAGCTGGAGACTTGCGGGGAACTAAGGGGTGGTCGGAAGGAACCCCCTTGAGCCTGCCAATCCCTCCTCCACAGGTACGACAACGAATATGGCTACAGTCACCGGGTGGTCGACCTCCTCCGCTACATGTTCAGCCGAGACAAGTGAAACGGAAAggtcccttctttccttcccaggGGCCAGGGCCGGTACATGTGCCTCCCGTTCCTGCATCTGGCTGCCCGGGGGAGGAAGGGCACCCGGGGCGGACGCCCCACGCCGCTGGGTCCATGGTGAAATAAAAAACAGTGCTCACAGCTGCGTCCCGTATTTCTGCGCCGGTCACGGCGGGTTCTGATCCGGATTTGAGGCCCGCCCCACCCTTACTCGATCGCCTGCGCCCACGGGCGAGGGGTCGCGCTTGACGTCAAGCCGGGTTCCACTTCGGGAGACGGGGACAGCGATGGCAGCGGGAGAGGTCCCGCATGGCCGGAAGTCACTCCCCACAGCTCTGGGCCGGGAGCGCTGGCAACCGGGCCCGGCCACGGGCGCTCTGACGTCACTGGGCGCGACGCCCCGCGCCGAGACTACTGATCCCAGACGGTCGCGCGCGGGCCCCCGCCAGTCAGGTGGGCGCCAGGCCCTGGCCGTGGCGAAAGTACCGGCGGAGCCGGAGACCCGCTGCCGGAGACGCCGCCTCGCGATCCCCGCGCGGGCGGGACCGGGCGGCCGGCGTCATGACCCTGTTTCACTTCGGGAACTGCTTCGCTCTCGCCTACTTCCCCTACTTCATCACCTACAAGTGCAGCGGCCTGTGAGTGCGGGAAGGGCGCGGGGCGGAGAGGGCGCGGGGCCCGGGCCGAGCCTCACCTCCCGCTTCTCCAGGTCCGAGTACAACGCCTTCTGGAAATGCGTCCAGGCTGGAGTCACCTACCTCTTTGTCCAACTCTGCAAGGTAAGGGCCGCCGGAATCCACGTGTTCTGGCCCCCAGGCTCTGCAGACCCAGGGACCCGCCCCCGTTGCGTATCCCCCGCCACGGTGGGACCGCCCTCGGGACTCAGCGTAGGGAGGCGTCAGGATACCTAGAAAGGATAGACTTTAAAGAGGGCACGACCTGAGAAGAGGCCTAAAAGCAACTTTTGCGTCGCACTTAGTAAAACTGAGAAAACGTCAGTAGTGTGGTTGGCtaagaggtgtttttttttttttggtgcgaTTAAGAGTGATCACTGATTCCCTACATGCTGTTAACACTGCCCAAGGAGCAGCACCTTCAAACCTGACTCAGATGCCCTGTGATCACCCAGAACTCCAACTTCCAGCCCCCTCGGGGACCCGGGGACCTATCCTCTATCTCCCCCATTCCTGTAATCTTGCCACCATCTGGTGGTTCCTCTTCCAGATGGGTCCCCAGAACCTGTCCTGCCCTCCTCATACCCACGAACTTCCCACAAATCCCACGTGGTTTATCTTGATCCCCTCACCTTGAAGTGAcctctttctgctttctcttctcaGATGCTGTTCTTGGCCACTTTCTTTCCCACCTGGGAAGGCGGCATCTATGACTTCATTGGGGTGAGAGGGGCCAGGGAAGGGCAGGGCATGCAGGAGCGGGGCTCCCTGTCCCCTGTGCTTACTTAAGCCTCAACCTGACCCGCAGGAGTTCATGAAGGCCAGCGTGGATGTGGCAGACCTGATAGGTCTAAACCTTGTCATGTCCCGGAATGCCGGCAAGGGGGAGTACAAGATCATGGTTGCTGCCCTGGGCTGGGCCACCGCCGAGCTTATTATGTCCCGGTGCGTGCAGCAGCCTGGAACCCAGACACCTGAGAAGGGACACCTGGGTTCCACGGGGGTGCTGGAGGGCAGGGGCTCACAGCCTGGTACTGAAGGTGTCTGGGTACTGGAGAATCCCATCCTTTGCCTTCCTCAGCTGCATTCCCCTATGGGTCGGAGCCCGGGGCATTGAGTTTGACTGGAAGTACATCCAGATGAGCATAGACTCCAACATCAGTCTGGTAGGCAGTCCTGctctcccacacacacatttCTGCTGGCGGCCATACTCCTATCGAGGCCTGGCCCCAACTTTCCGCCTCCCTCCAGGTCCATTACATCGTCGCATCTGCTCAGGTCTGGATGATAACACGCTATGATCTGTACCACACCTTCCGGCCGGCTGTCCTCCTACTGATGTTCCTCAGTGTCTACAAGGCCTTCGTGATGGAGTGAGCTGGGTGGGGTTTAGGGCTGGGTCCAAAGTGGGGTGGGTTATCTAGTCTCCCTCCCTCATGGTGACATTTTCCTGCAGGACCTTCGTCCACCTCTGCTCACTGGGCAGCTGGACAGCCCTACTGGCCCGAGCAGTGGTAACGGGGCTGCTGGCCCTCAGCACCTTGGCCCTGTACGTCGCCGTTGTCAATGTGCACTCCTAGGCTTGGTGTCTCAGATACTGATGTACCCTTTCCCTGACTCGCTTCAGGTTTTAGTGAAGTAAACAGTATTTGGAAAGTTGCTGCtgcctccatttctctctctcttgggAACTGTCTCCCAATACCGTGCCCACCTAGGTCCCAGAGGCCCTGGTTCTGGCTCAGGAGCCAGGTAGACAAGCTGGAAGCTAGCCAGTCACTGGCTTGTCCCATGTCCTGTTCCTCAGGCTCCTAGTTTGTCAGGAGTAGACAATGTTTGGATGATCTTTGAGCAATGGCAGAGGCCAGGGCCCTCAGGGAACAGGTGATAGAGGGGAGCTAGAATCCAAGAGAAGGCCCTTGGGGGCTCTTCCTCTCCTCACAGCCTCAACCTGGGCCTCCCCACACAGGTCCTTCCCGGGCTGGTTACCTCTGAGGCTCCCGGCCCCAGTGTCCCCCTCCAATCCATCCTCTGTATGGCAGCCAGGGGATCTATCTGAAACCCATGTAACCAGGTCATCCTCCCGCTTGCAACCACTTGCAGCCCCTTGTTACACAGTGGACAGTCCAATTGCTCGGCCTTTGGTTTTATCCAACCAGCAAAATCAGCTTTTCTGAAACTGCTCCCTAGAATAATATGCCCAGCCAGATTCTTAACATCGTTCAAGCCATGGGGTCAGCATGAGGCTGGGGGGAGAGTTGTGACTGTGAGCTCCTCAGTTCTATGGCCCTCAGCTCAGATCCCAGCCTGAGCCTTCTCAGGGTGGAGTGGAGAGACAGCTGCAGCCAAGGAGCAGAGCAGTGGGGCCCCCAGCTTTGACCTTGTCCTGGATGCCCCCCTCCATCCTCAGCCTTCCTTGGTCCACTGAAGCCAGCTCCCCGCCTCTCTCTGAGGGGGATGTGTCAGAAGTTTTGGATGTCATGTTTAAGCTCCACTTTGATACACACCTTCCCCACTCAGGAAGATGTTCCCCAGCCCTGACGTTCCCAGTGGGGTACCCCAGGGAGTAGGTTAGGGCAGTTGCCCCTCTTCCTCCAGGCTGTTAAGGttccatatgatttttttcttttttttttcctttgagacggagtctcgctctgtcgcccaggctggagtacagcggcacgatctaggctcactgcaagctccgcctcctgggttcacgccattctcctgcctcagcctcccaaatagctgggactaccaccacgcccggctaatttttttgtatttttagtagagacggggtttcaccgagttagccaggatggtctcgatctcctgaccttgtgatctgtccgcctcagcctcccaaagtgctgggattataggcatgagccaccgtgcccggcccatgatttttttttaaggttaggCCTAGGAAAGCTCGCTATGACTGTCTCAGTGTTTCCAGAGGGAGCATTTGCCCTCAGACAGGGCAGCTGCCATCTAGGCCCACTCTTTCTCATTGTTTGGAATAAAGACAGGGTCCACGGGTCTCGGGAGCTGGGAGTGATTGATCGCTTTGACTTTGATGTGGAAACGAAGTAGATGGGGCAGTCTATCTGGGTGGACTTGTGACAAGGTCACTTTCTCCCACACTTCCATGCCCCACATACATTGAGATAAGTGTAGGTTGCAGAAATTACCAGCTGGAATAATCCCAGCTTACATGGGGTTCAGGGAGAGAGACTGGAGTGGTTAGGGCTGAGTTGGCAGAAGACGGTGAAGCCTGGGCGGTTGGACTGTGGGGAGCCAGGCTGCAGGTAATCAGGGTTATGATGGGAAAACACCAGGTTGTGGGGATCCAGAGGAGCCGCCTGGCCTGCCGTGGAAGCAGTGCGGGCTCCCCTGAGCAGAGGACATGTGAGCTGAGACCTAAAGAATGAGTGACTGGGGCAAGGCAGAGGTAATGGTCTTGAGGTCAGAGAGGAGGCCTGTTTTTCCCAAGGGAACATAACTGGTTGGAATGAGTTCAAGGAGGCTTGTGAGACTACAGAAGCTGGCAGGGGTCAGATCACAGAAGGCTTTGGGAACCATGGAGAGCTCTAGGCAGAGGAAGAACAGGGTCAGATTTGGCTTTAGGAAGCTCTGCATGGCTGTTGTCTGGAgtgggaaggctgaggccaggaggccAGGGCTGGACTAGAGCGGGGCTGGTGGGGTTAGGGTAGCGACTGGAAGCCAAGCGGAGGTGTTGGTGATCAGTGGgctgtgtgtatttatttaccGGCAGGGGGCGCCGTGGGGTGGTAACAGGTAAGGGAGGAGCAAAAAGTTCCAGGATAACTGGAGTTTGGGGCCTGTAAGCCCACACTGATGAGACAGTGGGACTATCAGATTGGGTCAGTGCATGGGTACAGGTATGGGGGATATGGAGGATGATGAAGAGGCCAGTGTAGGTCACCTCCGACACTGGGGGAAGCTGGGGACAGATGTGGACCTCACGGCAGAAACAACTGAAGCCATGCGGGTCTGGGGGGCTGTGGTCACAAGGAAGGAGAAGCCTAGGACCTAGCCAGAGAAAGCTacataagaaagaggaagagaagtgaACAGAGAGGCTAGGAAAGGAGCagcagaggtgggaggtggggggatgGGGTTAACCTTTCAGGTGAGGGGTGTGAGGAGGGGACCTCCAGGAGTTGTTCAGGAACTGGCC
The sequence above is a segment of the Macaca nemestrina isolate mMacNem1 chromosome 20, mMacNem.hap1, whole genome shotgun sequence genome. Coding sequences within it:
- the LOC105495520 gene encoding glyceraldehyde-3-phosphate dehydrogenase, testis-specific; the protein is MSKRDIVLTNVTVVQLLRQPCPVTRPPPPPEPKVEIEPQPQPEPTPVREEIKPPPPPSPPPRPATPPPKMGPAPRELTVGINGFGRIGRLVLRACMEKGVKVVAVNDPFIDPEYMVYMFKYDSTHGRYKGSVEFRNGQLVVDNHEISVYQCKEPKQIPWRDVGSPYVVESTGVYLSIEAASTHISAGAQRVVISAPSPDAPTFVMGVNENNYNPGSMNIVSNASCTTNCLAPLAKVIHERFGIVEGLMTTVHSYTATQKTVDGPSKKAWRDGRGAHQNIIPASTGAAKAVTKVIPELKGKLTGMAFRVPTPDVSVVDLTCRLAQPAPYSAIKEAIKAAAKGPMAGILAYTEDEVVSTDFVGDSHSSIFDAKAGIALNDNFVKLISWYDNEYGYSHRVVDLLRYMFSRDK
- the LOC105495518 gene encoding BOS complex subunit TMEM147 encodes the protein MTLFHFGNCFALAYFPYFITYKCSGLSEYNAFWKCVQAGVTYLFVQLCKMLFLATFFPTWEGGIYDFIGEFMKASVDVADLIGLNLVMSRNAGKGEYKIMVAALGWATAELIMSRCIPLWVGARGIEFDWKYIQMSIDSNISLVHYIVASAQVWMITRYDLYHTFRPAVLLLMFLSVYKAFVMETFVHLCSLGSWTALLARAVVTGLLALSTLALYVAVVNVHS